The DNA region TTTGTACTGCGCTGCAATTTTTACAATTCTAAAACCTTACAGCACTGCGCAAAAAGTTAGGATAGATAAATGAAACACATCACGAAATGTCCCTTAAATTAACTCCAAGTATACATTCATGTACACGTATACACTGTCTGTGACTGAGGCTaaaataatgtaggcctataaactTGACAGACAACAGAAATAGTTATGGCGAGACTTCTGCGTGTAATGACTCAAACGATAAAATATGGCCTATTTGTTTAATGGGTTGGACTAGGCTACTCGCCCCGGAACCGGCATGATTTTTTTAGAACTCTAATTTGAGGTGctcatggtattttttttataagaaCGCAGCCTGTTCGTTAGAAGTGTCTCGTTGGAATCGTGGTAAAGTTGGTTTTATATTGGATGTTGGATATTCAACTTTACCACGCTCTCATAGCATCGCAATGCCCTGATCCTGCAAGTTCTGACAGTGTAATGTGTAGCCTAATAAAAGTAGCCTATATAATTCATagttccctacacacacagaaatattctcTTCTAAAGGAtgtgggtggctcttaaaagagcctttgggTTTAAGTTGAGGAAAGAAAGCTGATTTTTAACCGCCGAAACCGTACAGAGTACGGCCCTGGCGTTTCAGGGCGTAAACGACGTCCATGGCGGTCACGGTCTTTCTCTTGGCATGCTCGGTGTAGGTGACGGCATCACGAATCACGTTCTCCAGGAAAACCTTCAACACACCACGAGTCTCCTCGTAGATGAGACCAGAAATACGCTTTACGCCACCACGGCGAGCCAGTCGCCTGATTGCAGGCTTGGTGATTCCCTGGATGTTATCACGAAGAACTTTTCGGTGACGCTTTGCGCCTCCCTTTCCAAGACCCTTTCCTCCTTTACCTCTTCCGGACATAATTGCAAATAATTTCAGCTGAGATTTGTAGGAATGACTTATAAGCACTTGCAACTCGTTCttttacacacagagaggacGTTGGTGAAAACTACTTAGCACTGCCCCTTCACGGCCCCTCC from Sardina pilchardus chromosome 1, fSarPil1.1, whole genome shotgun sequence includes:
- the LOC134091985 gene encoding histone H4 encodes the protein MSGRGKGGKGLGKGGAKRHRKVLRDNIQGITKPAIRRLARRGGVKRISGLIYEETRGVLKVFLENVIRDAVTYTEHAKRKTVTAMDVVYALKRQGRTLYGFGG